The Nocardioides salarius genome includes a region encoding these proteins:
- a CDS encoding 1-acyl-sn-glycerol-3-phosphate acyltransferase, whose product MTRPFLLRRPLARLLLRLVRWRTVGEVPSKGVLVGAPHTSNWDWVLTLLLAWDSRVTIRLLVKKEFFKGPIGWVLRSTGAVPLDRANPGGTIRELIADAATDETFLLGIAAEGTRSKGEYWKSGFYRISQQTGLPITLAFVDKPTRRVGWGPTFPLSGDVSADMDRIREFYADKTGLKPELTTEPRLKEEGPA is encoded by the coding sequence GTGACCCGTCCCTTCCTGCTGCGTCGCCCGCTCGCCCGACTGCTGCTGCGCCTGGTGCGCTGGCGCACCGTGGGGGAGGTGCCCAGCAAGGGCGTCCTCGTCGGCGCGCCGCACACCTCCAACTGGGACTGGGTGCTGACCCTGCTCCTCGCCTGGGACAGCAGGGTCACCATCCGGCTGCTGGTCAAGAAGGAGTTCTTCAAGGGCCCGATCGGCTGGGTGCTGCGCTCGACCGGCGCGGTGCCGCTGGACCGCGCCAACCCCGGCGGCACCATCCGCGAGCTGATCGCCGACGCCGCGACCGACGAGACGTTCCTGCTCGGCATCGCCGCCGAGGGCACCCGCAGCAAGGGGGAGTACTGGAAGTCGGGCTTCTACCGGATCTCCCAGCAGACCGGGCTGCCGATCACGCTCGCGTTCGTCGACAAGCCCACTCGCCGCGTCGGCTGGGGCCCGACCTTCCCGCTCAGCGGCGACGTGTCGGCCGACATGGACCGCATCCGCGAGTTCTACGCCGACAAGACCGGCCTCAAGCCCGAGCTGACCACCGAGCCCCGCCTCAAGGAGGAGGGCCCGGCCTGA
- a CDS encoding non-canonical purine NTP pyrophosphatase, translating into MSTGRPRIHLASRNAKKIAEMQRILREHAPDLEVVGLDDVTAYDEPVEDQPTFAGNALLKARAGHQATGLPTLADDSGLCVDALNGMPGVLSARWAGPAKDDAANNALLLAQLADVPEVRRGAHFACAVAYVDGPGERGQLVVEGRMDGTVIDELRGAGGFGYDVLFVADEHSEPERTSAELDPAEKDRVSHRGRALREIAPLVAARLDASV; encoded by the coding sequence ATGAGCACCGGGCGGCCACGCATCCACCTGGCCTCGCGCAACGCCAAGAAGATCGCCGAGATGCAGCGCATCCTGCGCGAGCACGCGCCCGACCTCGAGGTGGTCGGCCTCGACGACGTGACGGCGTACGACGAGCCGGTCGAGGACCAGCCCACCTTCGCCGGCAACGCGCTGCTCAAGGCCCGCGCCGGTCACCAGGCCACGGGCCTGCCGACGCTGGCCGACGACTCGGGCCTGTGCGTCGACGCCCTCAACGGCATGCCGGGCGTGCTGTCGGCGCGCTGGGCGGGGCCGGCCAAGGACGACGCGGCCAACAACGCGCTGCTGCTCGCCCAGCTCGCCGACGTCCCCGAGGTGCGCCGCGGCGCCCACTTCGCCTGCGCCGTGGCCTACGTCGACGGGCCGGGCGAGCGCGGCCAGCTCGTCGTCGAGGGCCGGATGGACGGCACCGTGATCGACGAGCTGCGCGGCGCGGGCGGCTTCGGCTACGACGTGCTCTTCGTGGCCGACGAGCACAGCGAGCCCGAGCGCACCAGCGCCGAGCTCGACCCGGCCGAGAAGGACCGGGTCTCCCACCGCGGTCGCGCGCTGCGCGAGATCGCCCCGCTCGTGGCGGCCCGCCTCGACGCATCCGTCTGA
- the rph gene encoding ribonuclease PH yields MTAREDGRADDELRPITITRHWLDHAAGSVLVEFGRTKVLCAASASEGVPRWRKGSGLGWVTAEYAMLPAATNTRSDRESVKGRIGGRTHEISRLIGRSLRAVVDYEALGENTIQLDCDVLQADGGTRTAAITGAYVALADAVSHLRSTGALKGEPLTGSVAAVSVGIIDGTPRLDLPYVEDVRAETDMNVVMTGAGSFVEVQGTAEGAAFDRAELDALLDLAGKGCVDLTRMQQEALAR; encoded by the coding sequence ATGACTGCACGCGAGGACGGCCGCGCCGACGACGAGCTCCGCCCGATCACGATCACCCGCCACTGGCTCGACCACGCCGCCGGCTCGGTGCTGGTGGAGTTCGGCCGCACCAAGGTGCTCTGCGCCGCCTCCGCCTCCGAGGGCGTGCCGCGCTGGCGCAAGGGCTCGGGCCTGGGCTGGGTGACCGCCGAGTACGCGATGCTTCCCGCCGCCACCAACACCCGCTCCGACCGCGAGTCGGTCAAGGGCCGCATCGGCGGCCGCACCCACGAGATCAGCCGGCTCATCGGGCGCTCGCTGCGCGCGGTGGTCGACTACGAGGCGCTCGGCGAGAACACCATCCAGCTCGACTGCGACGTGCTGCAGGCCGACGGCGGCACCCGCACCGCCGCGATCACCGGCGCGTACGTCGCGCTGGCCGACGCGGTCTCCCACCTGCGCTCCACCGGCGCGCTCAAGGGCGAGCCGCTGACCGGCTCGGTGGCAGCGGTCTCGGTCGGCATCATCGACGGCACCCCGCGCCTGGACCTGCCCTACGTCGAGGACGTGCGTGCCGAGACCGACATGAACGTCGTGATGACCGGTGCCGGCTCCTTCGTCGAGGTGCAGGGCACTGCCGAGGGCGCCGCCTTCGACCGGGCCGAGCTCGACGCGCTGCTCGACCTGGCCGGCAAGGGCTGCGTCGACCTGACCCGGATGCAGCAGGAGGCGCTGGCACGATGA
- a CDS encoding SGNH/GDSL hydrolase family protein, producing MAAPTPSADRCGTRYLRFAALGDSSTFGLGDPVAPSVSPTGWRGWARLLADALATSYDVSFCNLAVSGATSRCVVTGQLDDAVAHRPDVASLVVGINDTMRSTWDPVRLREDLMGAAEALHGTGALLLAARFHDHGRVLGLPAVLRRPLAARIAAVNTVYDEVHATYGGLRVDLALRPEVLDRSFWSVDRLHPSELGHRVLARGFGDLLAAEGLVSTPVSTVPGGGVPGSWRSDLRWCVAEGAPWIGRRARDLGPWAVRTAWHEARALPVRAGQ from the coding sequence GTGGCTGCTCCCACCCCGTCCGCGGACCGCTGCGGCACCCGCTACCTGCGCTTCGCGGCGCTGGGGGACAGCTCGACCTTCGGGCTGGGCGACCCGGTGGCCCCGAGCGTCTCGCCCACCGGGTGGCGCGGCTGGGCCCGGCTCCTGGCCGACGCGCTCGCGACGTCGTACGACGTGAGCTTCTGCAACCTGGCGGTCAGTGGCGCGACCTCGCGCTGCGTGGTGACCGGCCAGCTCGACGACGCGGTGGCGCACCGGCCCGACGTGGCCTCGCTGGTCGTCGGCATCAACGACACCATGCGCTCCACGTGGGATCCCGTCCGGCTGCGCGAGGACCTGATGGGTGCCGCCGAGGCGCTGCACGGCACCGGGGCCCTGCTGCTCGCCGCCCGCTTCCACGACCACGGACGGGTCCTGGGCCTGCCGGCGGTGCTGCGCCGGCCGCTGGCCGCCCGGATCGCGGCGGTCAACACCGTCTACGACGAGGTGCACGCCACCTACGGCGGGCTGCGCGTCGACCTGGCGCTGCGCCCCGAGGTGCTCGACCGCTCCTTCTGGTCGGTCGACCGGCTGCACCCCTCCGAGCTGGGCCACCGGGTGCTGGCGCGCGGCTTCGGCGACCTGCTGGCGGCCGAGGGCCTGGTCTCCACCCCGGTCTCGACGGTGCCCGGGGGCGGGGTGCCGGGATCGTGGCGCAGCGACCTGCGCTGGTGCGTGGCCGAGGGGGCGCCGTGGATCGGACGACGCGCGCGGGACCTGGGCCCGTGGGCGGTGCGCACCGCCTGGCACGAGGCCCGGGCGCTGCCCGTGCGCGCCGGCCAGTAG
- a CDS encoding ABC transporter permease translates to MSTTAPAPGTPGTLDISSTPRVPLGRLVSVELRKSLDTRAGRWFTGSIVALCLVIVVIFALVADGVGLTYGDFLLASGSVLGYFLPILIILMVTSEWSQRTGLVTFTLEPHRPRVVGAKFLAGLVLGGALIVLAAAIAALGAVLAGAEWSVETGLLVNGFVVANLIGIVLGFAIAMLLMNTPAAIVTYFIYTLVLPTAVAILSAFQEWFADLAPWIEFNTAQATLFEGDYVPTGEEAAQLVTSGLIWLVLPFVLGLLRLLRAEPK, encoded by the coding sequence ATGAGCACCACCGCACCCGCCCCCGGCACCCCCGGCACCCTCGACATCAGCTCCACCCCGCGCGTCCCCCTGGGCCGACTGGTCTCGGTCGAGCTGCGCAAGAGCCTCGACACCCGCGCCGGGCGCTGGTTCACCGGGTCCATCGTGGCCCTGTGCCTGGTCATCGTGGTGATCTTCGCGCTGGTCGCCGACGGCGTCGGCCTCACCTACGGCGACTTCCTGCTCGCCTCGGGCAGCGTGCTCGGCTACTTCCTGCCGATCCTGATCATCTTGATGGTCACCAGCGAGTGGAGCCAGCGCACCGGGCTGGTCACCTTCACCCTCGAGCCGCACCGGCCCCGCGTGGTCGGAGCCAAGTTCCTGGCCGGCCTGGTCCTCGGCGGCGCCCTGATCGTGCTCGCCGCCGCGATCGCGGCCCTGGGCGCGGTCCTGGCGGGTGCCGAGTGGAGCGTCGAGACGGGGCTGCTGGTCAACGGCTTCGTGGTGGCCAACCTGATCGGCATCGTGCTCGGCTTCGCCATCGCGATGCTGCTGATGAACACGCCCGCGGCGATCGTCACCTACTTCATCTACACGCTGGTGCTGCCGACGGCCGTCGCGATCCTCAGCGCCTTCCAGGAGTGGTTCGCCGACCTGGCGCCGTGGATCGAGTTCAACACCGCCCAGGCGACCCTCTTCGAGGGCGACTACGTGCCGACCGGCGAGGAGGCCGCCCAGCTGGTCACCTCGGGCCTGATCTGGCTGGTGCTGCCGTTCGTCCTCGGGCTGCTGCGCCTGCTGCGCGCCGAGCCGAAGTAG
- a CDS encoding ABC transporter ATP-binding protein, whose amino-acid sequence MIIVDHLTRKYGAFAAVDDVSFTAQPGRVTGFLGPNGAGKTTTMRVMVGLTPATSGSVTIGGHAYQDIPNPGRHVGVLLDASAQHAGRTGREVLTIGARTMGLPDSRVDEMLEMVSLTGAESKRRVRNYSLGMRQRLGIAHALLGDPSVLILDEPANGLDPAGIRWMRGLLKGYADRGGTVLLSSHLLHEVEQIADEMILIGRGRVVAQGDKKTLLQGQAAAALVTATDNDRLAQVLRDQGVGVTVSGEGLRAECATVDVGRAAAEHGIVLTDLRSGSAGLEDLFLELTAGTQREGHPEAATQQSSQQGVTA is encoded by the coding sequence ATGATCATCGTGGATCACCTCACCAGGAAGTACGGCGCGTTCGCCGCCGTCGACGACGTCAGCTTCACCGCGCAGCCGGGCCGGGTCACCGGCTTCCTCGGCCCCAACGGCGCCGGCAAGACCACCACCATGCGGGTCATGGTGGGGCTGACCCCGGCCACCAGCGGGTCGGTGACGATCGGAGGCCACGCCTACCAGGACATCCCCAACCCGGGCCGCCACGTCGGCGTGCTCCTCGACGCCTCCGCGCAGCACGCCGGCCGGACGGGCCGCGAGGTGCTGACCATCGGGGCGCGCACCATGGGCCTGCCCGACAGCCGCGTCGACGAGATGCTCGAGATGGTCTCGCTGACCGGTGCGGAGTCCAAGCGCCGGGTGCGCAACTACTCGCTGGGCATGCGCCAGCGCCTCGGCATCGCCCACGCGCTGCTGGGCGACCCGTCGGTGCTGATCCTCGACGAGCCCGCCAACGGCCTCGACCCCGCCGGCATCCGGTGGATGCGCGGGCTGCTCAAGGGGTACGCCGACCGCGGCGGCACGGTGCTGCTCTCCAGCCACCTGCTGCACGAGGTCGAGCAGATCGCCGACGAGATGATCCTCATCGGCCGCGGCCGCGTGGTCGCCCAGGGCGACAAGAAGACCCTGCTGCAGGGCCAGGCGGCCGCCGCCCTGGTCACCGCCACCGACAACGACCGCCTGGCCCAGGTGCTGCGCGACCAGGGCGTCGGCGTCACGGTGTCGGGGGAGGGGCTGCGCGCGGAGTGCGCCACCGTCGACGTGGGCCGCGCCGCCGCCGAGCACGGCATCGTGCTCACCGACCTGCGCAGCGGCTCGGCCGGGCTCGAGGACCTCTTCCTCGAGCTCACCGCCGGCACCCAGCGCGAGGGCCACCCCGAGGCCGCCACCCAGCAGTCCAGCCAGCAGGGAGTCACCGCATGA
- a CDS encoding MBL fold metallo-hydrolase — protein MSRDQGTGTSLRLTVVGCSGSYPGPDSPASCYLLEAEHDDGTGPRTWRVVLDLGNGALGALQRYADPLAIDAVLLSHLHADHCLDMCGYHVLRRYHPSGPQPLLPVHGPAETADRLARGYDLDPDPGMREEFDFRIWGEPVRIGPFHVEAIPVDHPVDAFGVRITVGGVTIGYSGDTAPCAGLDAVADGVDLLLAEASFRSGDDNPPHIHLTGTDCGEAAARAGVGRLVLTHVPPWFDPADALAEAVAVFDGPTELAVAGAVYEL, from the coding sequence ATGAGCAGGGACCAGGGCACCGGCACGTCGCTGCGGCTCACCGTGGTCGGCTGCTCGGGCTCCTACCCGGGGCCCGACTCGCCGGCGTCCTGCTACCTGCTGGAGGCCGAGCACGACGACGGCACCGGCCCACGCACCTGGCGGGTGGTCCTCGACCTCGGCAACGGGGCGCTGGGTGCGCTGCAGCGCTACGCCGACCCGCTGGCCATCGACGCGGTGCTGCTCAGCCACCTGCACGCCGACCACTGCCTCGACATGTGCGGCTACCACGTGCTGCGCCGCTACCACCCCTCCGGCCCGCAGCCGCTGCTGCCGGTGCACGGGCCGGCCGAGACCGCCGACCGGCTGGCGCGCGGCTACGACCTCGACCCCGACCCCGGGATGCGCGAGGAGTTCGACTTCCGGATCTGGGGCGAGCCGGTGCGGATCGGCCCCTTCCACGTCGAGGCGATCCCCGTCGACCACCCGGTCGACGCCTTCGGCGTGCGGATCACCGTCGGCGGGGTGACCATCGGCTACTCCGGCGACACCGCCCCCTGCGCCGGCCTCGACGCGGTCGCCGACGGCGTCGACCTGCTGCTGGCCGAGGCGTCGTTCCGCTCCGGCGACGACAACCCGCCCCACATCCACCTCACCGGCACCGACTGCGGCGAGGCCGCCGCCCGCGCCGGCGTGGGCCGCCTGGTCCTGACCCACGTCCCGCCCTGGTTCGACCCGGCCGACGCCCTGGCCGAGGCCGTCGCCGTCTTCGACGGCCCCACCGAGCTGGCCGTCGCCGGGGCGGTCTACGAGCTCTGA
- the murI gene encoding glutamate racemase, with protein sequence MPPESTTASKDAPIGIFDSGFGGLTVARSVIDQLPHESVVYLGDTARQPYGPRPIGQVREYALECLDHLVETGVKALVIACNSASAAMLRDARERYDVPVVEVIYPATRRAVAASRNGRIGVICTRATAESMAYDDAFAAAPHLELSTRACPRFVDFVEAGVTAGDDLLAAAHDYLDPLIETGVDTLILGCTHYPLLTGIISYVMGDGVTLVSSAEECAKDVFKMLVVNDLLREGGEPRHTFLTTGEPEEFAAVGRRFLGPEMVAATSLAPRLESLA encoded by the coding sequence GTGCCGCCAGAGTCCACCACCGCGTCGAAGGACGCCCCGATCGGGATCTTCGACTCCGGGTTCGGTGGCCTGACCGTGGCCCGCTCGGTGATCGACCAGCTGCCGCACGAGTCGGTGGTCTACCTCGGCGACACCGCCCGCCAGCCCTACGGGCCACGGCCGATCGGGCAGGTGCGCGAGTACGCGCTGGAGTGCCTCGACCACCTGGTCGAGACCGGTGTGAAGGCACTGGTGATCGCCTGCAACTCCGCCAGCGCCGCGATGCTGCGCGACGCCCGCGAGCGCTACGACGTACCCGTGGTGGAGGTGATCTACCCGGCAACCCGCCGGGCCGTGGCCGCCAGCCGCAACGGGCGGATCGGGGTGATCTGCACCCGGGCCACGGCCGAGTCGATGGCCTACGACGACGCGTTCGCCGCGGCGCCGCACCTCGAGCTGAGCACCCGCGCCTGCCCGCGCTTCGTCGACTTCGTCGAGGCCGGCGTCACAGCGGGCGACGACCTCCTCGCGGCGGCCCACGACTACCTCGACCCGCTGATCGAGACCGGTGTCGACACCCTGATCCTCGGCTGCACCCACTACCCGCTGCTGACCGGCATCATCTCCTACGTGATGGGCGACGGCGTGACCCTGGTGAGCTCGGCGGAGGAGTGCGCCAAGGACGTCTTCAAGATGCTCGTGGTCAACGACCTGCTGCGCGAGGGCGGCGAGCCGCGGCACACGTTCCTGACCACCGGCGAGCCCGAGGAGTTCGCCGCCGTGGGGCGGCGCTTCCTGGGTCCCGAGATGGTGGCGGCCACCAGCCTCGCCCCACGCCTCGAGAGCCTCGCATGA
- a CDS encoding alkaline phosphatase family protein — translation MPVRRLLTVPVTLVLALAPAAACSRAEPVPLDAPTTGAAGSATEPAPRVLAVSVDGLRPDVVERLGAEGTPVLHRLLAEGAGTLNARTARERTETLPGHTTEVTGRRVDAGRGGHGVTWNEHRGGTTVQGAAGGPVRSVLSEVRRSGGGSALFVGKQKLSLLRRSWPRAVDRFVLESDPRRVVARARRDLARHERAFTFVHLASPDTAGHDHGFGSAAYRDAVREADRLVGRLVARVESTPRLASSVRVVLTSDHGGTGTRHDDALLLVNHTVPFVVWGPGVSAGDLYDLNPDYRDPGDARPGYRRARQPVRNGDLANLSLDLLGLPAVPGSQMNHEQDLDVTAP, via the coding sequence GTGCCCGTACGCCGCCTGCTCACGGTCCCCGTCACGCTCGTGCTCGCGCTCGCACCGGCCGCGGCCTGCTCGCGGGCCGAGCCGGTGCCGCTCGACGCGCCCACGACCGGGGCGGCCGGCTCGGCGACGGAGCCGGCCCCACGGGTGCTGGCCGTCTCGGTCGACGGGCTGCGCCCCGACGTCGTCGAGCGGCTCGGGGCCGAGGGCACCCCGGTGCTGCACCGGCTCCTCGCCGAGGGGGCCGGCACCCTCAACGCCCGCACGGCCCGCGAGCGCACCGAGACCCTGCCCGGCCACACCACCGAGGTGACCGGGCGCCGGGTGGACGCGGGTCGCGGTGGGCACGGCGTGACCTGGAACGAGCACCGTGGCGGCACCACGGTGCAAGGAGCCGCCGGAGGTCCGGTGCGCTCGGTGCTCAGCGAGGTCCGCCGCTCCGGTGGCGGCTCGGCACTGTTCGTCGGCAAGCAGAAGCTCTCACTCCTGCGTCGGTCGTGGCCCCGGGCCGTGGACCGCTTCGTGCTCGAGAGCGACCCCCGACGAGTCGTCGCGCGGGCCCGCCGCGACCTGGCCCGCCACGAGCGCGCCTTCACCTTCGTGCACCTCGCGAGCCCCGACACGGCCGGCCACGACCACGGCTTCGGCTCGGCGGCCTACCGCGACGCGGTGCGCGAGGCCGACCGCCTCGTGGGCCGGCTGGTGGCCCGGGTGGAGTCGACGCCGCGGCTGGCGAGCAGCGTGCGGGTGGTGCTGACCTCCGACCACGGCGGCACCGGCACGCGGCACGACGACGCCCTGCTGCTGGTCAACCACACGGTCCCCTTCGTCGTGTGGGGCCCGGGCGTCAGCGCGGGCGACCTCTACGACCTCAACCCCGACTACCGCGACCCCGGCGACGCCCGTCCCGGCTACCGGCGGGCTCGCCAGCCGGTGCGCAACGGCGACCTGGCCAACCTCTCGCTCGACCTGCTGGGGCTGCCTGCGGTGCCGGGCTCGCAGATGAACCACGAGCAGGACCTCGACGTCACCGCTCCCTGA
- a CDS encoding DUF3152 domain-containing protein, with the protein MSPQLRRPHRHALTGVLAGVVAGVLLLAPLPAAGVTEEPEPAPEPAPVASTSPPRVVGEAVFDERMRAKHGSWTTADPEAGLGFTYRWLRDGERVRGARERTYRPGLDDLRHRLAVEVTAHDDEGARATAVSAATGPVRRADLEPRSAPRVLGTQRFGHVLRGDAGRWSTRPTTVRWRWLRDGEPVTGARGRARAVAPDDVGHRLRVQVRVDAPGHRPAKATSRVTAPVRHRVDLRRTVSYSITTRGRTTTKVRDFARLAQQTYDDPRGWRGAGVGFRRVAEGGAFTLVLAQASTLPSFHPICSTQYSCRVGRYVIINQDRWRTATPPWNAAGGSLRDYRHMVVNHETGHWLGLGHGSCPGAGRPAPVMQQQSKGLGGCRFNPWPVAGERGRV; encoded by the coding sequence ATGAGCCCGCAGCTCCGTCGTCCGCACCGGCACGCCCTGACCGGCGTCCTGGCCGGAGTGGTGGCCGGCGTCCTGCTGCTGGCTCCGCTGCCGGCGGCGGGCGTGACCGAGGAGCCGGAGCCGGCCCCCGAGCCGGCGCCGGTGGCGAGCACGAGCCCGCCGCGGGTGGTGGGGGAGGCAGTCTTCGACGAGCGGATGCGGGCCAAGCACGGCAGCTGGACCACGGCCGACCCCGAGGCCGGGCTGGGCTTCACCTACCGCTGGCTGCGCGACGGCGAGCGCGTGCGGGGAGCCCGCGAGCGCACCTACCGCCCCGGCCTCGACGACCTGCGCCACCGGCTGGCCGTCGAGGTCACCGCCCACGACGACGAGGGCGCCCGGGCCACGGCGGTCTCGGCGGCGACCGGGCCGGTGCGCCGGGCCGACCTCGAGCCGCGCAGCGCGCCGCGGGTGCTCGGCACGCAGCGCTTCGGGCACGTCCTGCGGGGCGACGCCGGGCGCTGGAGCACCCGGCCGACGACGGTGCGCTGGCGGTGGCTGCGTGACGGCGAGCCCGTCACCGGTGCGCGTGGTCGCGCCCGCGCCGTGGCTCCCGACGACGTCGGGCACCGGCTGCGCGTGCAGGTGCGGGTGGACGCCCCGGGCCACCGCCCCGCGAAGGCGACCTCGCGCGTCACGGCCCCGGTCCGCCACCGTGTCGACCTGCGCCGCACCGTCAGCTACAGCATCACCACCCGCGGTCGCACCACGACCAAGGTGCGCGACTTCGCGCGCCTGGCCCAGCAGACGTACGACGACCCGCGCGGCTGGCGCGGCGCCGGCGTCGGGTTCCGCCGGGTGGCCGAGGGCGGCGCGTTCACGCTGGTGCTGGCGCAGGCGTCGACGCTGCCGTCGTTCCACCCGATCTGCTCGACGCAGTACAGCTGCCGGGTGGGCCGCTACGTGATCATCAACCAGGACCGCTGGCGCACCGCGACCCCGCCCTGGAACGCCGCCGGCGGGAGCCTGCGCGACTACCGCCACATGGTCGTCAACCACGAGACCGGCCACTGGCTGGGGCTGGGTCACGGCTCCTGCCCGGGAGCGGGGCGGCCGGCGCCGGTGATGCAGCAGCAGTCGAAGGGGCTGGGCGGTTGCCGGTTCAACCCGTGGCCGGTCGCGGGCGAGCGCGGGCGCGTCTGA
- a CDS encoding pyridoxal-phosphate dependent enzyme: MRYDNLLASVGGTPLIGLPRLSPSPDVRLWAKLEDRNPTGSVKDRPALRMIEEAERDGTLRPGCTILEPTSGNTGISLAMAAKLKGYRIVCVMPENTSEERRQLLRMWGAEIISSPAAGGSNEAVRVAKLTAQEHPDWVMLYQYGNEANALSHEDTTGPELLADLPEITHFVAGLGTTGTLMGTSRFFRRAKPEVRIVAAEPRYGELVYGLRNLDEGFVPELYDADLIDSRFSVGPRDAVRRVRELLELEGIFAGVSTGAILHAALGQAAKAVKAGESADIAFIVCDGGWKYLSTGAYEGTVDDAEDRLEGQLWA, encoded by the coding sequence ATGCGCTACGACAACCTGCTCGCCTCCGTCGGCGGCACCCCGCTCATCGGGCTGCCGCGCCTCTCGCCGAGCCCCGACGTGCGCCTGTGGGCCAAGCTCGAGGACCGCAACCCCACCGGCTCGGTCAAGGACCGCCCGGCGCTGCGGATGATCGAGGAGGCCGAGCGCGACGGCACGCTGCGACCGGGCTGCACGATCCTCGAGCCGACCAGCGGCAACACCGGCATCTCCCTGGCGATGGCCGCCAAGCTCAAGGGCTACCGGATCGTGTGCGTGATGCCCGAGAACACCTCCGAGGAGCGGCGCCAGCTGCTGCGGATGTGGGGGGCCGAGATCATCTCCTCGCCCGCCGCCGGCGGCTCCAACGAGGCCGTCCGGGTGGCCAAGCTGACCGCGCAGGAGCACCCCGACTGGGTGATGCTCTACCAGTACGGCAACGAGGCCAACGCGCTCTCGCACGAGGACACCACCGGCCCCGAGCTGCTGGCCGACCTGCCCGAGATCACCCACTTCGTCGCCGGGCTCGGCACCACCGGCACCCTGATGGGCACCAGCCGCTTCTTCCGCCGGGCCAAGCCCGAGGTGCGCATCGTGGCCGCCGAGCCCCGCTACGGCGAGCTCGTCTACGGGCTGCGCAACCTCGACGAGGGCTTCGTGCCCGAGCTCTACGACGCCGACCTGATCGACTCGCGCTTCTCCGTCGGCCCCCGCGACGCGGTGCGCCGGGTGCGCGAGCTGCTCGAGCTCGAGGGCATCTTCGCCGGGGTCTCCACCGGCGCGATCCTGCACGCGGCGCTGGGCCAGGCCGCCAAGGCCGTCAAGGCCGGGGAGAGCGCCGACATCGCCTTCATCGTCTGCGACGGCGGCTGGAAGTACCTGTCCACCGGCGCCTACGAGGGCACCGTCGACGACGCGGAGGACCGGCTCGAGGGCCAGCTCTGGGCCTAA
- a CDS encoding NYN domain-containing protein — protein MTERRTFVIVDGENIDATLGNSLLGRRPTPEERPRWERVTTYAEQLWGQPTQGLFFLNASSGQLHTPFVQALLAMGYRPVPLSGGHDVKVVDVGIQRTLEAIAQRGDDAPVDVLLCSHDGDFAPQAGALLDAGHRVGLLGLREFMSTALTGLGLEVHDLEDDVAAFLSPLPRVRIIPLEEFDPAYFLR, from the coding sequence GTGACCGAGCGTCGCACCTTCGTCATCGTCGACGGCGAGAACATCGACGCGACGCTCGGCAACTCGCTCCTGGGGCGTCGACCGACCCCCGAGGAGCGCCCGCGCTGGGAGCGCGTGACGACGTACGCCGAGCAGCTGTGGGGCCAGCCCACCCAGGGGCTGTTCTTCCTCAACGCCTCCAGCGGCCAGCTGCACACGCCGTTCGTGCAGGCGCTGCTGGCGATGGGCTACCGCCCCGTCCCGCTGTCGGGCGGGCACGACGTCAAGGTCGTCGACGTCGGCATCCAGCGCACGCTGGAGGCGATCGCCCAGCGCGGCGACGACGCCCCCGTCGACGTGCTGCTGTGCAGCCACGACGGCGACTTCGCGCCGCAGGCGGGTGCGCTGCTCGACGCCGGCCACCGCGTGGGCCTGCTGGGCCTGCGCGAGTTCATGAGCACCGCCCTGACCGGCCTGGGTCTGGAGGTGCACGACCTCGAGGACGACGTCGCGGCCTTCCTCTCCCCGTTGCCGCGGGTGCGGATCATCCCGCTCGAGGAGTTCGACCCGGCCTACTTCCTTCGCTGA
- a CDS encoding MoaD/ThiS family protein — protein sequence MSIEVRIPTILRTYTGGEKAVNGDGASLSALIDDLEANHPGIKDRLVEDKNGKDDLRRFVNIYVNDEDVRFIGGLEAPLSDGDQVVVLPAVAGGC from the coding sequence GTGTCCATCGAGGTCCGTATCCCGACCATCCTGCGCACCTACACCGGAGGCGAGAAGGCCGTGAACGGTGACGGTGCCAGCCTGAGCGCCCTCATCGACGACCTCGAGGCCAACCACCCCGGCATCAAGGACCGCCTCGTCGAGGACAAGAACGGCAAGGACGACCTGCGCCGCTTCGTCAACATCTACGTCAACGACGAGGACGTGCGCTTCATCGGTGGCCTCGAGGCCCCGCTCAGCGACGGCGACCAGGTCGTCGTGCTGCCGGCCGTCGCCGGCGGCTGCTGA